In the Scyliorhinus torazame isolate Kashiwa2021f chromosome 4, sScyTor2.1, whole genome shotgun sequence genome, one interval contains:
- the LOC140410709 gene encoding CCN family member 2-like — MFVAVKRMKFAPLLLGLAYLVCAADDCRAPCHCPEQPPLCPPGVSLVTDGCGCCSVCAKQAGEVCTRRQPCDPHKGLFCDFGSAAYSTVGICAAKEGAPCLFDGVVYRNGETFQSGCKYRCTCLDGSIGCVPVCSVSIRLASPDCPMPKKVKVPGKCCEEWACEQPRHQTMVGPALAAYREEATYGPDPSMFRANCLVQTTEWSACSKTCGMGISSRVTNDNRECRLEKQTRLCMVRPCEMDMTDTIKKGKRCIRTPKVYRPTKFEFSGCTSVKSYRAKFCGVCTDGRCCTPHRTATLSVEFKCPDGQLMKKKMMFIKTCACHYNCPMDNDVFQSLYYRKMMGDMA; from the exons ATGTTTGTCGCAGTGAAGAGGATGAAGTTTGCACCACTGCTGCTGGGTCTGGCTTATTTG GTATGCGCTGCCGATGATTGCCGGGCTCCCTGTCACTGCCCTGAGCAGCCGCCCCTCTGCCCTCCTGGAGTGTCTCTGGTCACTGACGGCTGCGGCTGTTGCAGTGTCTGCGCCAAGCAGGCGGGAGAGGTGTGCACCCGCCGCCAGCCCTGCGACCCCCACAAAGGCCTGTTCTGTGACTTCGGATCGGCCGCATACAGCACCGTCGGAATCTGTGCAG CTAAAGAAGGGGCTCCTTGCTTGTTTGATGGtgttgtgtacaggaatggtgagacCTTTCAAAGTGGATGCAAGTATAGGTGCACCTGTCTGGATGGCTCCATCGGCTGTGTCCCTGTCTGCAGCGTGTCGATCCGCTTGGCTAGCCCAGACTGTCCCATGCCCAAGAAGGTTAAAGTGCCTGGCAAGTGTTGTGAAGAATGGGCCTGTGAGCAACCCAGGCACCAGACCATGGTTGGGCCTGCACTTGCAG CTTACAGAGAAGAAGCCACCTATGGTCCTGACCCCTCCATGTTCCGTGCCAACTGCCTTGTACAGACCACTGAATGGAGTGCCTGCTCCAAGACCTGTGGAATGGGCATCTCCAGCAGGGTGACTAATGACAACAGAGAGTGCAGACTGGAGAAACAGACCAGACTCTGCATGGTCAGGCCTTGTGAAATGGATATGACCGATACCATTAAG AAAGGCAAAAGGTGCATCCGCACGCCAAAGGTTTACAGACCGACCAAGTTTGAATTCTCTGGCTGTACCAGTGTGAAGTCATACAGAGCCAAATTCTGTGGTGTGTGTACTGATGGCCGATGCTGCACCCCCCACAGAACCGCTACTCTCTCTGTCGAGTTCAAATGTCCCGATGGCCAACTTATGAAGAAGAAGATGATGTTCATCAAGACCTGTGCCTGCCATTATAACTGCCCCATGGACAATGATGTCTTTCAGTCCTTGTATTACAGGAAAATGATGGGTGACATGGCATAA